Proteins found in one Thunnus maccoyii chromosome 5, fThuMac1.1, whole genome shotgun sequence genomic segment:
- the c5h11orf96 gene encoding uncharacterized protein C11orf96 homolog, protein MAAVRQMVMEASGFHVLPAHLMASAMEEFPQQLPVPKGPARGKSRSRRPREARFKTQPVTFAEIAEVEEEGSSPLEEERARRSFLQSLENLRRSTQTLHCPPATHHSCTPTTTQASLDSSDSDSTQ, encoded by the coding sequence ATGGCTGCTGTGCGTCAGATGGTTATGGAGGCCTCTGGTTTCCACGTCTTGCCTGCTCACCTTATGGCCTCAGCCATGGAGGAGTTCCCCCAGCAGCTGCCTGTCCCAAAGGGCCCGGCCAGGGGCAAGAGCCGCTCCCGCCGACCCCGTGAGGCTCGATTCAAAACACAGCCTGTAACCTTTGCTGAGATcgcagaggtggaggaagagggcTCCTCGccactggaggaggagagggcgCGTCGTTCCTTCCTGCAGTCCCTGGAGAACCTGAGGCGGAGCACACAGACCCTTCACTGTCCACCAGCCACCCATCACAGCTGCACCCCCACAACCACACAGGCCAGCCTGGACTCCAGTGACTCCGACTCCACTCAGTGA